AGAGGAACATGCCGGCAGGGATCAGCCATAGCAACTGTTTCCGGCTCTGGCTTCCCGTGAGATACTTCAACAGGAAAGCGATACCGATCAGCTCATAAACGATCACAGTATGATTGTACCAGGGCCAGTAATTAAGGAAGGAATAAGAGAGGCTGAATAACAGCACTCCGAGAAAACGTAGTCCCGGCTGCACTTTCAGGCTTTTGCCGATAGACAGGAAAGCAAATCCTGATAAGAGATTGATAAATGCCTGTGCCTTTACCAGTGTGATCAGTTGCGGCCCGAATAGTTTGAAGAAGAGCGCAGGTACTGCCCAGTACATATAACCGAGCGGTATCCCAAAGTCTTTATAGGGCAATTGTCCTTCAGACATACGGTAGGCGCCTTCCCAGCTCAGGAAAATATTGATGCGATACGGGAAAACGGCAAAGAGGGGGGCGATCGCAATAACTACGATCACCAGGATTTCGGCGATTGCCAGTAAACGTTTCATATAAACAAATATAATGTGCATCCCCTGAACATGGAAATGATTGATCCGCTACCTTTTAGTAGTATTGCGGCTTCCGGGAATAGGATGTATCTTGTGCCGCAGATAGCAGCGATCATGCGTGATTATATTAAATTGTTGCGGCCTAAGGATTGGGCCAAGAATCTTTTCCTGTTCGTACCTTCTTTTTTTGCAGGTAAGTTGTTCAACCTGCACAAATTTGAATTACTGATAGGTGGTTTTATTGCATTCAGTTTTCTCGCAAGCAGCATCTATATCCTTAACGATTACCGGGATATTGAAGCGGACCGCAAACATCCAACCAAGTGTAAACGCCCGCTGGCTGCAGGTTCTGTGAGCAAGCCCACAGCGCTCATTATCTGTTTCCTGCTTCTGGCGGCAGGCTTGCTGATCAGTTATCTGCTGGACAGCAGCGGCAAATTCCTCTTCGTTACTTCCCTTTATTATCTACTGAATATCGGCTACTGTTTCGGGCTTAAGAATGTGAGTATCCTCGATATGATCATCGTGGCCATCGGCTTTGTGCTGCGCGTGAAAGGAGGTTCCGTACTGGCAGAAGTTGACCTGAGCCAGTGGCTTACCATCATGACCTTCCTCCTGGCCATTTTTATGGCTATAGCGAAAAGAAGGGACGATGTAATGCTGAAAACAAGCACCGGACAGGAAATGAGGAAAGTGATCAAAGGCTATAACCTGGACTTCCTGAACACCATGCTGGGCCTGATCTGCGCCATATTAATAGTGACATATATCAATTATACGGTAAGCTCTGCCGTGCTTTACAGCCAGTTTGGCCACCGTATCTATTATACCGCCCTTTTTGTGATTGCAGGAATTATGCGATATTTGCAAATCACCTTCGTCCTGAACAAGGCCGGCTCACCTACCGAGATCCTGTACAAAGACCGATTTATCCAGGTTACCCTCCTCTTATGGATTGCCAGTTTCTTTTTCATATTGTACATGAAAGATGTAACGATTTTTGACAAATAAAACATCCTGGCAAGTTTGTTATGAAAAAAGTGATCGCCAACTGGGGCAATTACCCAGCTATGGAAAGCGATGAACGGCTGTTCTCTTACGATGATCAGTTACAGGACATCATTCGAAACAGCCCGCATTTCATCCCCCGTGGAAACGGACGTTGCTATGGCGACGCCTCCCTCGCCGGTGAAACCATCAATACCATCAAATACGATAAGATTCTTTCCTTCGATTCGGAGAACGGTGTATTCGAGTGCCAGAGCGGTCTCACATTAGATCAGATTCTGGAAGTGATCGTGCCCAAAGGATGGTTCCTCCCCGTTACGCCCGGCACCAAGTTCATTACTATCGGCGGCGCTGTGGGCAGTGATGTACATGGAAAGAACCACCATGTGGATGGCACTTTCGGCCAACATATCATCGATATGGATATCATCCTCGCTGATGGCTCACTGGTTACCTGCTCCCCTTCACAACTGCCGGATCTTTTTGAAGCCACCTGCGGTGGAATGGGGCTAACAGGAATGATCACACGAGTTAAATTCCAATTAAAAAAGATCCCTTCTTCCTATATCAGTCAAAAACAGATCAAGGCGGCCAACCTGGAAGAGCTGATCCGCTTGTTTGAAGAGTACAAGCATTACACCTACTCCATGGCCTGGATCGATTGTCTGCAAAAAGGCAATAGTTTTGGTCGTGGTATCATGACTATCGGTGAATTCGCAAAGCCTGAAGAGCTGAACGAAAAACAGCGCAAAGCCCCGCTGGCGCTGCCTAAGAAGAAAGCCATCACCATACCATTCAATTTTCCTTCCTGGAGTTTGAACACTTTCACCGTAAAGGCTTTCAATTTTCTTTATTACAATAAAAATGTAAAAAAGGAAATCAGTTCCGTAACCACTTACGAGCCTTTCTTCTATCCGCTGGATGCACTATTGCACTGGAACCGTTGCTATGGGAAGAAAGGATTTGTGCAATACCAGTTCGTGTTGCCGCTGGAAGCCAAAGAAGGATTGATCGATATTCTCCGCCGCATCGGCGCCAGGGGAATGGGCTCTTTCCTGGTAGTGCTGAAAGTTTTTGGTAAACAGGAGAACAGCCTTATTTCATTTCCATTCGAAGGATATACACTGGCCCTGGACTTCCCCGTGCGTAAAGGATTGTTCGAATTCCTGGATGAACTGGACCAGGTGGTACTCAAATATGGCGGCAGGCTATACATGAGTAAAGACGCCAGGATGAAGCCGTCCATGCTGGAAGCCGGGTATCCGAGATTGCAGGAATTCAAATCGATCGTTCAGAAATATAACCCTGACGGAAAGATCCGTTCCATCCAGTCAGACAGACTGGAGCTTACAAAGTAAATCACAAAGAGAAACAACCACATAATGCCTACCGTTCTAATTCTTGGCGCTGCTTCCGATATGGCTGTGGCAATAGCAAAGAAATACGCCTCCAAAGGATTCAATGTGCAACTGGCCGCCCGTAATACCGGCCGCCTGCAGGCACTGCAATCGGATATTGCTATCCGTTATAATGTACAATGCAGCCTGCACGAATTCGATGCATTGAATTTTGAAAGTCACCAGTCTTTTTTCTACAATCTTGACCACAAGCCTGAAATAACTATTTGTGTTTTTGGCTATCTGGGAGATAATGAGATTGCCCGGGCCAACTGGAATGAATCAGCGAAGATCATCAACACCAACTATACCGGGGCCGTGAGCATTCTTAATGTGGTCAGCAATTTTTATGCTGCACAGAAAAGCGGCACCATCGTGGGGATCAGCTCCGTGGCCGGCGAGCGCGGCAGGCAGAGTAATTACATGTACGGCAGTGCCAAAGCAGGTTTTACAGCCTATTTGTCTGGTTTGCGAAACCGGATGTTCCATGAAAACGTACATGTAGCAAGCGTACAACCAGGATTCGTGTACACGGCTATGACTGCGAATATGAAACTGCCGCCATTGCTGACAGCAAAACCGGAAGATGTGGCCAATACAGTTTTCAATGCTGCAGCCAAAAAGAAGAATGTGGTGTATGTAAAATGGTTCTGGCGCTGGATCATGCTGATCATCAAATCGGTTCCGGAATTCATGTTCAAAAAATTAAAATTGTGAGCAGAAGGATCGCCTTTTTCGATTTCGATGGCACCATCACTACAAAGGATACCATGCTCAAAATGATCCGGTATACCTTCGGGCCCTGGAAATTCATGATCGGCTTTATGCTGAACAGCCCGTTCATTGTGGCATACAAGCTGGGCCTGATCAGTAATCATGTGGCCAAGCAACAGGTGTTGCGTTTCTTCTTTGGAAAGTTGAGCACAGAAAAATTCAATGCACTTTGCCGTGAATATGCGGAGGAAGCCATTCCATTGGTTGTGAGAGCAAAGGCAATGAAAGAAATAGAATTATTGAAATTGAATGGCGCTGCGGTGATAGTGGTATCGGCCTCACCGGAGAACTGGCTGCAGCCCTGGTGCCATGCCAATGGTTTGCAATTGCTGGCCACGCGCATGCAGGTAAGCAATGGACGGATCACCGGAAGAATAGAAGGACTGAATTGTCATGGTGTAGAAAAAGTGCGCCGCATCCGCGAAGCATTCGATCTTGCTCAATTTGATCATGTATACTGTTACGGAGACACAAACGGTGACAAGCCCATGCTGGAACTTGCCACCGTATCATTTTTTAAACCATTCCGTTAGAAGCACTACTACTTCTTAACGATCTTTCTTACTTCGCGCCATCCATTTTCCCCGGTAATGGCCACCAGGTAAATGCCAGTGTTGATGTCGCGGGTATCAATATCGGCCATCAGCTGGTCCTGCTGTTTGGCGTATTGTGATTGTTTGATCAGTCTTCCATCCATGCTCAGTATCCTTACAGTGAGCCTGCCGCGTTCCTGGTTGTTCACGGATACCCAAAGCGTTTGTTGTACGGGGTTAGGGAAGAATTCAGTATTCACGCTTAACTTATCCCTGTGTATGGGAACGATCTTTGAATACATTGGCTTACCTGCCGAGACTATTTTCAGCCGGTAGTATGATTGTCCGTTCACATGGAACCAGCTATAGGTTTGTTGCGGAACTTTTCCTGCGCTGCGCGTGGAATATACAGTGGCGAATTTTTTTCCATCATCACTTGCTTCGATCTTGAATTGTTCATCGCCGGTTTCTTCGGAGGTGGTCCAGTTAAGCTGTGTGCCTGTTCCACTTGGGTAAGCAGTAAAGGCTTTCAGTTTAATGGGCAATACAATGGAGTTGGACTTCACCACAACAGTGTCTTTGGTGGTGGCGCCCAGGTTATCGGTTGTGGTCAGTTCAAATTTATAATCTCCGATCAGCAGGTTGGAGATCTTAGGCGCTGAAGCATTGGCGTCTGAGAGAGAGTATACAGCAGGGCCCTCGATCTTATTCCAGCGATAGCTCACCACGGTGCCATCCGGATCATAAGAGCTGCCTCCATTAAGATCTGCTTCGGCGATCAATACTTCCTGGTCTGGGCCGGCTTCGGTAACGGGAGGAATATTCGGAGCGGTGCCATTCACCACGGTGATGGTTACCTGATCTACTGACCAGTCTGCGCGATCGTCAACAGCTTTCAATTCGTATACATAAGTACCGGCTGAAGTGAGGTTCACTACCCGCGTGAGGCCATCGGCGGATTCTGGTGTCATGATGGTTCCTACAGAAGGGCCTGATACTTTGCGCCAAAAGTATTTCACCAGTTTTCCGTCTTCATCCTTTGAATACACGGCGCTGAGATTTACCTGGGGCCTGGCAGTGGAGATGGTTGCATCCGGCCCGGCATTGGCGACAGGCCTGCGGTTGACAGGCAGCGATTTATTTTGTCCCAGGAACCATTCATACAGATTAGGGTTCTGGTTATTGTGGGTCACGTCATATACGCGGCCCCAGATACCATGACCGCCGGTAGGCCAGATGGTCATGATAGGGTCCACTTTCGGACTACAATTGTTGCGGATATTGGTGATGCTGCCGATAGTACAGCTGACAGGAGCAGCACTGTTATCGTCATTTGCATGGAAGCTCCACATGGGCAGGTCTGCTTTGGCGATATTGCACCAGTCGGTACTCTGGCAGGCACCGCAACTGGTGGCGATAGCGGCAAATTGTCGTCCGTTGGATTCCGATGCTCCGCAATATGCCCAGGTTCCGCCGCCGCCCATACTGAGGCCGGTGAGGAAGATGCGATCGGTATCAACACTGAAATTGGCTTTGCCGTATTTGATCATTTCATCGATGATGAAATTCTGCCAGAAGCTGTAATAGTTCTCATTCAATTGTGGCATCAGAACGATAAAGGTTTCGGTCTTGCCATTCCAGGTGAAGGTCATGTTATGCCCGTCGCGGATATTCCTTGGCAGGCCTTGCTCAAGCACACGTGACAAAGTGGTTGTACCATTCCCGCGCTCACCATATCCGTGGAGGAAAACGATCATCGGGTATTTGACAGCCGGATCATAGTTCAGCGGTTTGAACTCATAGAAAGCGATGTCTTCATTGCTGCCTGTTTTCTTGATGGTTCTGGCTGTCAGTTGCGCGCTGGCTGTGGCAGTCACCAGCAGGCACAGGATTGCTAGTAAATTCTTCATGAGGTTCGGATTAAGAGAGTTAAAAGGGCTGTGCTAACGGTAAGGAACAATCGAAAATAACGGGTACAGTAACAGGAAAGCGGAATTGCTTAGCCGGGAGGCTGATAGATACCATAATAATAGGTGCAGAGCAAACAGCGGATCGGGTATTGTTTGGTCTTCATAGGGATTAAATTGTACAGAAATAGCAACAATTACTATACCATTAGCCCGGAAACCGGCCTCCATTGCGGAAAGCAGGCGAAAATCGAGTGTTTCTGCGGGAATTCATTCTCGGGCTTTTCCGGCGGTTATTACCTGCAGGATCTCGTAGATATGACATGTAAATATTGCAGGCTGGCAGTTGATTGCTTTAATCCTGATTTAATAAGGGCTTGCTTTGATGGCGGATCAGGCCCTGTTTTTTAAGTCCGTTTTAATGTCTGTTAGTGGACTGTTAAGCTCAGAACCAACTGATTAAACAGGCATTGGCTTTGTGCAGTCTAAAGGGAGACTTTTAAAAAAACAGGATTATGAAAAATTTCATCTTAACCATTGGAATAGCGGCTTCGTCCATGCTTGTTCTGGCTGGATGTACCAAAGACCCGCTCGATAACATGTCAGAGGAAGAAAGCAGGATCTATATCACCAATCACGATAGTACCGCTGCCTTTTCTTCTTATTCAACATTCAGTGTGGCCGACTCTGTGGCCGTGATCGATAATAATAAACTGTCCGAGAAATCATTGTCGGATGTAGATGCGGCGTTCATCGCAGCTGTTAAGAAACAATTGCAGGACAGAGGCTATACGCTCGTAGCCAAAGATGCGGACCCTGATCTGGGTATCAATATCAACCGCATTTACAATACCTATTCCGGTATTGTTAGTTATCCTGACTATTGGGGTGGGTATCCCGGCATCTGGGATCCCTGGTACTGGGGCTATCCTGGTTACGGTTATTACTGGCCTGGCTTCTATGGAGTATACTCCATTAAGGAAGGAGCACTCTCCATCGATGCACTTGACCTGAAGAATGCGGACAAAGACAATAAGATCCACGGTGTGTGGAATGGTTTGATCCGTGGTTCCGGCATCTTCCGTCCGGGTGCAGGCGATAGCCAGATCAAAGCCCTTTTCGATCAGTCACCTTACTTCAAAAGAAGCTAACCAGGTGAACAATTGTTGAACTGAAAAAATTTAGCATCATGAAAAAGATCAGCATTATTGCTTCGATGATAGCCGGTGCACTGCTCGTTACCCTGTTGCCTCATCAAAGCCAGGCACAGCAAGGTGTCACCAAATTGAATATCGGCTACAATATCGCTTCTCCGCTGGGCTCATTTAAAGATGAGGTGAACAAAACCTCTTTCCGCGGATGGACAGCCAACGTACTGTATGGCGTAACCGATAAGATCTCTGTAGGTCTGGGAACCGGTTACCAGGACTTCTACCAGAAATATCCCCGCGCCAATTACAAGCTGGTGGAAGGTGGCGATATCTCTGCTGTAGTGAGTAATTCCATTCAGGTAGTACCGATCCTGGCAACAGGTCAGTACAACTTCCTTCCTGAAGGACCCGTTCAGCCCTATGCAGGTGTTGGAGTAGGAGGTAACCTGGTATTCTATCGCCAGTTCCTGGGAGAATTCTCCAGCAGCAAAACCAAATTCGGATTTGCTGTAAGACCTGAAGCAGGTGTGTATATTCCATTTGGAAGGAATAGTCGATCAGGCATCACCGTTAATGCGAACTATAATTATATGCCATTCAATTATAATGGCGTGAAGCAGTTGAGTAACTGGGGCGGTGGAGTTGGTGTGAAGTTTCCATTAGAGTAGTTGCCGCCTCTTGATATAAAAAATCCGGCTGTAAAACGAACCGCGCGGGAGGAGTGATGATTGAACTGTAGTTGGTGTGGTTGGATTGTGATAAATAATTTGGCTCCTTCGCTTACGTTTTCAAGGCCGGAGTTTTTTATATCACTCGGCTGATGTGCCGGAAAGTGCAGCAGTTCTTAGTGAAGAATGAAAGTTTCCGGATGAATGGATAAAGCCCGCAGCAGCGGGCTTTTGTGTTTGAAAGGTTGTCCTGATTTATAATTCAGTACAAGCCTTACACCTACAGTACTTCCGGCGGGAACTCATTTGAGTAGCTTTGCGTATTCAGTAAATACGTAGCCCAAATGCAATTAATAAACACCCGGAACATCTTGCCTGTATCATATCAAACTCCTTTCAATTCATTTTTTTTCAACAGGAAATTATTAGCAGGATGCATGTTTGCCATTGCATCGCTGTGCTTTTGTTTGCAGGTGCAGGCTCAGTCATGGGATAAAATGACAGAAGGCCACGACCGGAATGATATCCTGATGGCAGATGATCTGAAAGGATGGAATGTTGGCGCCAATGGTGTGATTGCCTATACCATTAATGGTGGCGTAAGGTGGAACTACCAGCCATCAGGCACGTATGAAACCCTGAACCGGATCTGGAGATTCAATGACAATGATATCTGGGTAGCAGGTAACAATGGCACTATCCTCCACTGGAACGGACAGGCATGGAGTACGCAAACATCCGGCGTTACCACCAATCTCACTGCTATCTGGGGTACAGATCCCAGTCATATCTGGGTGGCGGGCGCGAATGGTCTGATTCTTTTCTGGAATGGCAGCAGCTGGGCAACGCAAACATCGGGAACAACTGTTCGTCTCACTGGTATCTCCGGAACCGATGCCAGTAATGTTTGGGTATCCGGAGAGTCCGGCACCATCCTCAAATGGGACGGTAGCAGCTGGACGCCGCAATCTTCGGGCACGGGCAATCACCTCAATGATATATGGGCATTCGATAATGATCATTTATGGGCAGTGGGTATATCAGGCACGGTATTGAAGTTCGATGGTACTTCATGGTCCCGCCAATCAGCCAATGCTGCCGGTGTGATTATGCGTGTAACTGGAACTTCCGCTACCAATGTATGGCTTGTAATTCAGGAAGGTGGCGTAATTCAATATAACGGAACTTTCTGGATAAGCCGTAATGCGATTGCCGGATTGAGTAGTGTATCCGTAATTGCTGCCAACAAAGTTTGGATCGCCGCTGCCAATGGCATGGTGCTCAAGTATAGCGGATCAGGCTTTTCCATTCAAACAGAATCATTGGGTGATAATACCATCGCCATCTGGGGTACCAGTTCCACTAATATATGGGTTGCCAATCAAACTGACGTTCTTCAGAAATGGGATGGAACTTCCTGGACCAGGTATAATACTCCGTTTCTGGGTAAATATAAAAGCCTCTGGGGCTATAGTAATACTGAGTTCTACGGCGCTTCCCATACCGGCAATATTATTTTGAAAAGTTTTGATTGGGTAGGCATGAATTTGTTCACCATGCATAATCTCAATTGTGTATGGGGATTGAATCAAACCTTTGTTTGGGCTGTGGGTGATAATGGTACGGTCAGAAAACGTGCAGTTCCTTACTGGGATGCCTATTATGCAGGCCCCGATCATTTGTATAAGATCTGGGGCACAGATGGGAACAATATTTGGACGGTTGGCGCCAATGGTGGTATCTACAAGTTGACTGGAACAACTTTTACAAGAGAGGCTTCAGGAGTAAGCCAGCAACTGAATGCCATTCACGGAACAGATGCCAATAATGTTTGGGTAGCAGGAAAAGCCGGCACCATCCTGCATTGGGATGGCAGCACCTGGACGCAAATTGTTTCCGGTACAACCGTTGATCTCGCTGATATTTTCGTGAATGCTACAAATGATGTGCTGGTAGTAGGTACTGGCGGCACCATACGTCGTTGGAATGGCAGCATTTGGCAAACAGAAGTATCCAACACCAACAAAAACCTGACGGGCATTACCAAACTGGATGGCACAACCTATATCATTGGTGAAAAAGGATTGGTGATGACCTACTCCTCTGCTACGCTCCCGCTTCGTTTAACTGCATTCACCGGTTACAGGAATAAGAGCAGTAACCGGATTGAATGGAAAACAGCGGATGAATCCAATACCAGCTTATTCTCCGTTGAAAGAAGTTCAGATGGCAGGAGCTATTCGGCAATCGCTTCCATTCCTGCCAAGGGGCAGGGGAACGGAATATATTCTTATGATGATCATTTCCCGGGTACAGGCAGCGCTACACTTTACTATCGGTTACAAATGATCGATAAGGACGGCGCCTTCACTTACAGCAAAGTGATTGTATTGAAAACCCCGGCAAATGAAAGGATCATTGCTTATCCTAATCCGGTGAAGGATATCGTTACCATTGCCTTGCCAGATCGGCAACTGCTCAATACCAGCGCAATATTAACGGATGTCAATGGCAGGAGGGTAAGAGAAATTACCATCACGCGTCAGCATCAGTTGATCGAAATGGGTGGGCTGTCTGCCGGGTTGTATATGCTCCGGTTTAGTAATGGCAAAACCATCGGCTTGCAAAAACAGTAAGTCCTGCTGTATAATGGAAGGGATGAAAATTAATTCAGCTGAGGATCTGTTGGGTAGTTGGCCATCATCTCGTAGTCGCCGCCCAGTTCTTTCAGGGCGTCTTTCCAGATTTCTTCTATTTTTTTGTGGAATACAAGTTTGCGGGTAGCCTGTGCAGTGAGCCAGGATTTTTCCTTCAGCTCATCATTGAGCTGGCCATTACCCCAGCCGGAATAACCGATGAAGAAACGGATCTTGTTGAGATCGAGAGAGCCTTCTTTGATGAGGGAAATGGCTGTTTCAAAATCTCCACCCCAGTAAATGCCATCCATTACCTGGAAGCTGCCAGGGATCAATTCAGGGTATTGATGAAGGAAATGAATAGTGTCCATCTGAACCGGACCGCCATAATAAACGGGGAGCTTGAGTTCTTCCAGATCGTTCATCAGCTCGTCAAGTGTATGATTGAAGGTCTTATTGATCACGAAACCAAAACTGCCTTCTTCCTGGTGATCGCACAAAAAAACCACTGTTCTCATAAAATTGGGATCCTTGAGAAAGGGCTCTGCTATCAACAACGTACCTGGACCGGGAACTATCATATTTCTAAATTAAGACTTATATATTATTGACAAAATGATTGTTTAAAAAAAGAAAGGTTGCTCAAAACTTACTAAGTTAGCGGCGCGGCACTGATAAATCTTAGTTAAAAGGAATCGTCTTCATTTAGTTGATTCCTGCCGTTCATCACCAGTTCATTAAATTTGCCGATTGAAATTACCTGCTGAGGAAAATGATCTGACTTCCCTAACCAATGGGATTGCTGCCGGTGGACAGGATGCGGGTAATGACAGCGACCACAAAAACATATCATTTGCAACTAAGGAAAATATTTCCTGTGATCATTGTACTGATCAGCTTATCGCTGATCGGAACGATCTACGTACAGTATAACTGGCTGCTTACCATGGAAGCAGAAAAGCAGCACGAATTCAAATCGAAGCTGGTGAAGTCCATGGGCGAAGTGGCCAACTCACTGATGGAGCAGAAAAGCACCCTGCCTACGCTCAAGACCTTCAGAAATAAACCAGGTCTCACCTGGCCCTCCGAACAGTTCCGGCTGGAGCTGATGAAGCCGCCAACCATCGCGCAAAAATTCACTGAATTTGAAGTGCAGGAAAAACTGCAGAAAGCATTCGATAACCAGGAAGGTTTGAAAGGCATCAAATTCGAGTTCGCTATCACGGCCAACGTGAACCTGATGCACTACGAACTTAAATCCGCCAATTTCCTCAATCTCTGGCAGGACACAGTGAACAACCTGCAACTGGTCTACTATTTCCAGCCCGAAAGCGGTTCCGACCTGGAGAACCTGGTGCCGGAAGAAGTGATGATGGTGGTAGTTCCCAACGTGAAGAAACTGGTACTGAAACAAATGAGATGGATGATCATCGGGGCCATCTTCTTCACCATCGTGATCATTCTTGCATTCTATGTTACCGTGGCCGCACTGATACGTCAAAAGAAAATGAGTGAGATCAAGAACGATTTCATCAACAACATGACGCATGAGTTCAAAACGCCACTGGCCACCATATCTCTTGCAGTGGATGCACTACGGAACGAAAAAGTGCTGCAGGACCGCCAGAAGATGGAATATTTCAGCGGCATCATCAAGGAAGAGAACAAGCGGATGAACAAGCATGTGGAAACCATCCTCCAGGCCGCTGTGATGGACCGCCAGGAATTACAACTGGCCAAGCGCCCAGTGCATATGCATGAATTGCTCAACGATATTATCGACGATTATACTTTACGGCTCCAGGAAAAGCAGGGTAGTGCTGAATTGCAGCTTAATGCACGCAGGGACCTGGTGGAAGCCGATCCCGTGCATTTCAGGAATCTTTTTTCCAATCTCATAGACAATGCAGTAAAATACTCCAACGATAATCTTTTCATCAGGATCACCACACACAGCACCAATAAGAACCTGG
This portion of the Pseudobacter ginsenosidimutans genome encodes:
- a CDS encoding YqgE/AlgH family protein, yielding MIVPGPGTLLIAEPFLKDPNFMRTVVFLCDHQEEGSFGFVINKTFNHTLDELMNDLEELKLPVYYGGPVQMDTIHFLHQYPELIPGSFQVMDGIYWGGDFETAISLIKEGSLDLNKIRFFIGYSGWGNGQLNDELKEKSWLTAQATRKLVFHKKIEEIWKDALKELGGDYEMMANYPTDPQLN
- a CDS encoding sensor histidine kinase; the encoded protein is MQLRKIFPVIIVLISLSLIGTIYVQYNWLLTMEAEKQHEFKSKLVKSMGEVANSLMEQKSTLPTLKTFRNKPGLTWPSEQFRLELMKPPTIAQKFTEFEVQEKLQKAFDNQEGLKGIKFEFAITANVNLMHYELKSANFLNLWQDTVNNLQLVYYFQPESGSDLENLVPEEVMMVVVPNVKKLVLKQMRWMIIGAIFFTIVIILAFYVTVAALIRQKKMSEIKNDFINNMTHEFKTPLATISLAVDALRNEKVLQDRQKMEYFSGIIKEENKRMNKHVETILQAAVMDRQELQLAKRPVHMHELLNDIIDDYTLRLQEKQGSAELQLNARRDLVEADPVHFRNLFSNLIDNAVKYSNDNLFIRITTHSTNKNLVVRVEDNGIGMSKETVRRIFEKFYRAHTGNIHNVKGFGLGLSYVKTMVDAHHGKIKVDSTLGRGSVFTLEFPLLKETAVDPEMA